The following proteins are co-located in the Vigna unguiculata cultivar IT97K-499-35 chromosome 9, ASM411807v1, whole genome shotgun sequence genome:
- the LOC114163009 gene encoding kinesin-like protein KIN-7I → MTKMRDRASMADAREERGNVALSNAEEERIFVSIRVRPLNERERARHDVSDWECISTNTIKFKNNGHAEQRPLSMDTYTFDRVFGEKCKTKQVYEQGIKDVALSVVRGVNSSIFAYGQTSSGKTHTMTGITEYAVRDIYEYMEKQKDREFVVKFSSMEIYNEAVRDLLNAGSTSLRILDDPEKGTVVEKLTEETLTDRGQLQQLLSICAAERTTEETAMNEASSRSHQIIRLTVESNPRDYVDAARSGALFASVNFVDLAGSERASQTLSAGTRLREGSHINRSLLSLGTVIRKLSKGRNEHVPYRDSKLTRILQNSLGGNARTAIICTISPARSQSEQSRNTLLFAGCAKQVTTNARVNQVKSDKALVKQLQKELARLENELRNYTPNTILLKEKELQIQKMENVIKELTRERDLFQSSAQNKLQSAEKDQPIRVGKDSASGLSGANNFLRRMDSASENLDITTSSLQHTGNSDDDFLLDGNSPTFVGPDPCQGWEEMASRAAAPEDDCKEVPCIEVKEVEIDHKIDAKSSSGNEHCELNPAVVDNTNNLIVDLLKESNGSSTQIDKVDQESSKHPHISNLQQKPATPQLKEPEKVSRTLPTEVERSNSNSSVCYEDKLPKSKLQAIERNSSRERSLSQEMNTSVEDVESLWDSDVEDTASILNFVVGMNEMARQKSLDEDMDDIMVRARTSGTDKRVNRVRGVSFSGTPGPWNFETQLRDTIQLWDACNIPLVHRSYFFLLIKGEISDAVYFDVELRRLSFLKDTFFNATNSTAHGSDVTPNSSLMALNRERKMLSKQVHKKFSWKERNELYVKWGVDLKSKHRSVQLAWCLWTNTKDLNHVRESAALVAKLVGFINSGDASRKIFGLSFLSRWKP, encoded by the exons ATGACGAAGATGAGAGACAGAGCGTCCATGGCGGACGCCAGAGAGGAGCGGGGGAACGTTGCACTTTCAAATGCCGAGGAAGAGAGGATCTTCGTTTCGATCAGAGTAAGACCTTTGAACGAGAGAGAAAGAGCGAGGCACGATGTGTCTGATTGGGAATGCATTTCTACCAACACcatcaaattcaagaacaacgGCCATGCAGAGCAGCGACCTCTGTCAATGGATACATATACCTTTG ACAGGGTGTTTGGGGAAAAGTGCAAGACAAAGCAGGTGTATGAACAAGGGATTAAGGACGTTGCCCTTTCTGTGGTTAGGGGTGTCAACT CTAGCATTTTCGCATACGGGCAAACAAGTAGTGGAAAGACGCACACAATGACTGGCATTACTGAATATGCAGTAAGGGACATATATGAATACATGGAGAAG CAAAAAGACAGAGAATTTGTAGTCAAGTTCTCTTCCATGGAGATCTATAATGAAGCTGTTAGAGATCTTCTCAATGCAGGTTCTACTTCACTGAGAATTCTGGATGATCCAGAG AAAGGAACAGTTGTGGAGAAACTTACAGAAGAGACACTGACAGATAGGGGACAGTTACAGCAACTCCTTTCGATATGTGCAG CTGAAAGGACAACGGAAGAGACAGCGATGAACGAAGCTAGCTCCAGATCTCACCAAATTATTCGATTg ACAGTTGAAAGCAATCCTCGTGATTATGTAGACGCCGCAAGATCTGGAGCTCTATTCGCCAGTGTG AATTTTGTTGATCTAGCAGGAAGTGAACGTGCTTCTCAAACATTGTCAGCTGGCACAAGATTGAGAGAAGGTAGCCACATAAATCGTAGTTTACTGAGCCTTGGAACTGTAATCCGGAAACTAAG CAAGGGAAGAAATGAACACGTACCTTACAGAGACTCTAAGCTTACTCGCATTTTACAGAACTCCTTAGGTGGCAATGCCAGAACAGCGATCATTTGTACCATTAGTCCTGCAAGGAGCCAGAGTGAGCAATCAAGAAATACTCTGCTTTTCGCTGGTTGCGCAAAACAAGTGACTACTAATGCTCGGGTCAATCAAGTGAAGTCAGACAAGGCTTTGGTAAAACAACTGCAAAAGGAATTGGCCAGATTGGAGAATGAGTTAAGGAACTACACCCCAAATACCATCTTACTCAAGGAGAAAGAACTCCAAATTCAAAAG ATGGAAAATGTGATCAAAGAGTTGACTCGGGAACGTGATCTCTTTCAATCTTCTGCTCAAAATAAGCTCCAGTCTGCTGAAAAAGATCAACCTATAAGAGTAGGCAAAGATTCAGCCTCGGGATTGTCAGGAGCTAATAATTTCCTTCGCAGGATGGACAGCGCATCTGAGAATCTTGACATAACAACATCTAGTTTACAGCATACTGGAAATTCTGATGACGACTTTCTTTTGGATGGCAATTCTCCAACGTTTGTTGGGCCTGATCCGTGTCAGGGTTGGGAGGAGATGGCCAGCAGAGCTGCTGCACCTGAAGATGACTGCAAGGAAGTTCCATGTATTGAAGTAAAAGAAGTGGAAATAGACCACAAAATAGATGCTAAATCATCCTCAGGGAATGAGCATTGCGAGTTAAATCCTGCTGTCGTAGATAATACCAACAACCTTATTGTGGACCTCCTAAAGGAATCCAATGGGTCTTCTACTCAAATAGATAAGGTGGATCAGGAATCTTCAAAACATCCTCACATAAGTAATTTGCAGCAGAAACCTGCCACACCTCAACTCAAGGAGCCGGAAAAGGTATCCCGCACATTGCCAACTGAGGTTGAAAGGAGTAACTCTAATAGTTCGGTTTGCTATGAGGACAAGCTACCCAAATCAAAGTTACAAGCCATAGAAAGAAATTCTTCCCGAGAAAGATCTTTAAGTCAAGAGATGAATACTTCAGTTGAAGACGTAGAATCCCTTTGGGATTCTGATGTGGAGGATACTGCCAGCATCCTAAATTTTGTTGTAGGGATGAACGAAATGGCTAGGCAAAAGTCGCTGGACGAGGACATGGATGATATTATG gTACGAGCAAGAACATCTGGAACCGATAAACGTGTGAACAGAGTCAGAGGTGTCAGTTTCAGCGGAACTCCGGGGCCTTGGAATTTTGAGACGCAGCTAAGAGATACGATTCAACTTTGGGATGCATGTAATATACCCTTGGTACATAGATCCtacttttttcttctcatcAAAGGCGAAATTTCGGATGCAGTGTACTTTGATGTAGAACTCAGACGTTTGTCTTTCCTAAAGGACACGTTTTTTAACGCAACAAACAGTACAGCACATGGTTCGGATGTCACACCTAATTCAAG TTTGATGGCACTGAATCGTGAGAGGAAAATGCTAAGCAAGCAAGTGCATAAGAAGTTTTCGTGGAAGGAAAGAAACGAACTTTACGTGAAGTGGGGTGTGGACTTGAAATCTAAGCACAGAAGTGTACAGTTGGCATGGTGCTTATGGACGAATACAAAAGACTTGAACCACGTAAGGGAAAGTGCTGCACTTGTTGCGAAGCTGGTTGGTTTTATAAACTCGGGTGATGCCTCAAGGAAAATATTTGGATTAAGCTTCTTATCCCGCTGGAAGCCCTAG